One Stratiformator vulcanicus genomic window, AGTACGGATACTGAACCATCGCGCCGGGAGTTCCCGGCCCCATACCGCCACCCGCGGCGGTGCCGGCCGGATAGGTGCCGGGGGGATAGACGAGATTGCCCGGGTTCTTGTAGCTGACCGAATATTTGTGATCGGGCATCCAATTGCCTTTCCCGCCGAGAAGTCCGGGGTAGAGGCCGCTGAACATGCATTTTTTGCAGCCATGGCCACCGCAGATGGGGCATGGGCTGTAGTGACCGCCGAAGCCCTTATATTGGCAAGAGTTGCAGCCGGAGCCCTGGCACATGCCGCAGGCGGTCGTATCGCAGCTCGGTTTGCCCCAATGGCCGACTTGCTGAACCTGCGGGTTCTGATAGCCGGCGGGTGTTGGCAGTGTCGGCGGGCCTTGCATCGTCGGCGGGTTCTGCCCGCGAACAAGGTTCGCTTGCTGAGCACATCCGACTGTCAGCGGAAGCGCAAAGGCGGCGAGAAGGGCGGTTTTTAAAAAGATTTGCATCGTCGCACGTCCTGTTTGCGTCGTTTCGCGGCGTCGGTTGGTCGAACTGCACGCAGCGGCGCGGGGTCCCGCACCGTCCTCATTGGTGTTATCGGCAAATCCGGCTCGCGACCTGACACAAGACATACATTCGCTGCGGACCGATCAGGCGGCATGATGGTCAGATCGATTCTATCTTGCAGGGACCTCCTGATCGGAATACTCTGCCCAGTCTCTCACCGCGGGACGGCTCCCGCTGATTTCCCACCGAGCAGGCATTTCATTTCGCCTCGTCCGGACTGAAGGAGTGTACTGTTGTTTGTTGCCGTTTCGTTGCAGTCGTTTTGGGACCTTTCGCTCGAAAAAGCGCTTGAGCTGGCCGAAGAAACCGGGTTCGACAAGGTCGAACTCTGGTTCGACGATCAACAGGGCATGATTCGCTCAGCCGATGTGGCTGCCGCGCCCGAATCGTTCGTCAATAAAATCCGCGACTTGACGCGACTGACGCCGATCGCTTTTCAGCTTGATAAAAATGTCACCCCCGAAGTGATGACGGGGATCGCAAAGGCGGCCAAACTGCTGCGAGTGGCCCAGGTAACGGTCCCCTCGTCGCCGTTGGGCACACCGTTTAATGAAGAGGTCGATCGACTTCGGGCACTCGTCGGGGCCGCATCGCCGGACGGCGTCCGTGTCTCGGTCAAGACGAAGACCGGCGACCTGACCGAGGATCCGGACACGACCCGGTCCCTGTGCGATTCGGTCAAGGGGCTGGGTGTGACGCTCGACCCGAGTTACTTCTTGTGTGGCCCACACCGCGGCGTCGATTATGACGTGCTGTTCGAGCGGGTCTACTTGATGCACCTGCGGGATACGAGCACCGAGAGTGTGCAGGTTCCCGTCGGGCTGGGCGAGATCGATTACAGCCGGCTCATCAACAAAGTCGGCCACTATCGCAATGATGCGATCCTGAGCGTGAATCTCATCCCGGAGTTCACCGACCCCGAGACCCGCGGGCTGGAGCTGCGGAAGCTGCGAATGCTGCTTGATACGCTGCTTTAAGCGTGGCCTCAATTATGGGGCGGGCCCACGGGGCGGTGCCCGTGGGCTTTGAGGGCTTATTCGCCCTTATTTGAAGTCGTCGGGGTTTCCGAACAGGCCGCCGCTGGATTCGCCCCCGGTGTTGCCACCCCGCAACGGCCCTTTGCGTTTCCGCTTATAGGGTTCGGGAGGAGGGCCCGAGTCCTGTTGCCGTGAGGCCCCCTCGGGCTTCGGTTTGAGAGCTTTGAGTGAAAGCGCGATCCGCTTGCGGTTCGGCTCGACCGAGAGCACTTTCACATCAATCTGATCGCCGACATTCACGACTTCATCGACCGTCCCGACGCGGCGATAGTCTAATTCGCTGATGTGGACCAGCCCTTCGACGCCCTTCTCTAATTCAACGAAGGCCCCGAAATCGGTCGTGCGGGTCACTTTGCCGTTGACCTCGGACCCGATGGCGAATTTGCTTTCCGCGTCGCTCCACGGGTTGGCTTCGAGTTGCTTCATGCCGAGGCCGATCTTGCGAGCCTCGGGATCGAGCTTGACGATTTTCACTTCGACCTGCTGGCCGACGGAGAGCACCTCGGACGGATGCCCGATGCGATTCCAACTGATTTCGCCGACGTGCAAAAAGCCGTCGACGCCGCCCAAATCGATGAAGACGCCGTAATCTTTGATCGTCTTGACGGTTCCCGATCGTGACTGACCGATAGCCAACTCTTCCCAAAGCTGCTTCTCGCCTTCGCGACGTTCTTCTTCGAGAATGGCCCGCCGACTGACGATCAGATTGCGTTTCTGAGGATTCACCTCCGTGATTTTGACCGTCACCTTCTGACCGACATACGCGTCGAGGTTCTCGACGAATCCGATGTCGACCTGGCTGGCCGGGAGGAAACCGCGGATGTTGCTGATCGAGACTTCCAGACCACCCTTGTTCGTCTTGGTGACCATGCAGTCGACGATTTGACCGGCGGCAACGGCTTCCCAATTCCCGGCCGGTTTTCGTTTCGCCTTCGGCGGGCTCAGCGTGACCGTGCCTTCGGCGTCATTGATCGTGTCGACGACCATCGAAAGCGAGTTGCCGACCTGCGGCTTCTTGTTCTCCGGGAATTGTCGAAGTTGGGCGATGCCGGTGTTTCGGATCCCCGTGATCTTGAAGAACACATCTTCCGCAGTGACCGTATCAACGATCGCATTGATCCGCTGTCCGGGCTCGAGCTTGTCGCCGGCATTGGCGATCTCCGCGTCTGTCGCCGGTTGCTTCTCGGCGGTGTCTCCAGAAGATTCGGTTTTCGCTTGCAGCTCGGCCGGAGCACCTTCCGGTTTTGCCCGACCGACCTGCTGCTCGACGACCGGCGGGTTCTCTGGCGACGGAGTGACAGGCGCCGCGGATTCAGACCCTTCGGGAGAACTCGGCTCCGGCTTCGCGGCCGGTGGCTGATCAGAACTCTTCAGCGCTTCGTCGAGCGATGCGGCCATCTTGTCGTCGAGCGGCACGTCTTTGGGAATCTCGACGTTCAGAGGGCCGCTCCGGGCGACAGCCGCCTGCTTGGCCTCTTCCGTCTCTGGCACATTAGGAATCGCCTGAGCGTCCTTCACCCCAATTTGCGGCCGCTTCCGAGAAGCGTCGTCACCCGCGGGTGTCACGTCCGCTCCAGGTGCAGTCGGCGATTCTTCTTGGACGCCCGCTTTTTCGGCTTGTTGCGAGACTTCCGCGGCAATTTGTGTCGTCTGCTGGGTCGGAGCCGTCGGCGGTGTTGGGTCGGGCGGCGCTTGTTCCGTCACGGTCGTCGGAGCGTCGAGTGCGGCGTCGACGAGTGTGCTCGTTTCTGATTTCGCTTGTTGTGCGGATTCTTGTGCGGGCGCGGCCTGTGAAATCGTCGGCTCGGCGGAAGAGTCGGTTGGCGGATCGGCTGACGCCGACGCTACGGCCGCCGAAGTTTCGGCGTCCAAGGGCGAAGACGCAGCAGGGGAACTCTGCTTGGTCGCATCGTCGCCTGCAGGATCGGGCGGTGGCGGACTTTGCAGCGCGGCGTCGGCTTTCACGTCATCGGCAGACGCACCATCCGCGGAAGTGCCGTTGCTGTCGGGCGAGAGGGTACCGGACGAATGCTGCGGTTTCGCCACGGCATCGACCGTAGTCGATTCGGTTTCCGACGTTTGAGGCTGATCCTCTAACGCCGACTCAGGAGAACGCGTCTGATCCGGGCTCATCACCAACCACATACTTGCGAAGACGTTTCGCTCGAACTTCTGACCGAGACATCGGCCCGCCAGCCGCATTCCCGAGCCCTCGGTAAACGGCCACGAATCGAGTTCGTCGAAACGAACCAACTGCGCGCGTCAGAATAGTCGAACATATACGGAATCTCTACCACCTATTGTGTTTTCGCGAAACTCTCGGTGAGTTTCTCGCATGATTTTTTCCGATTGCTGCCCCCTTTGAGGAGGCCGCCAAACTCGGCAGAATGGGACTGCTTCACGCTGAGCGGTCGGCCAGCCTGAGTGGAACTACCAAGCAAACTCTCTCTGAAATCCTCTGACATGTCAGATATGAACAATGTTCGCAGCCCCGGACTTCTCGGGGCTACGCAGACGACCTTGTTTGTGATTGACATTCAAGAACGCATGCTGCCGCATATTCATCGAGGCGACGACGTCGTTGCTCGATGCGGAATGTTGGTCACGGGCGCGAAAATGCTCGGTATTCCGGTCATTGCCACGGAGCAATATCCTCAAGGGCTTGGCGCGACGGTCCCGGCATTGAGGGAATTGCTTCCCGCGGAACTCCCTTCGAAGAAACGCTTCAGCGCCGCAGCGGCGTCCGGACTGCTCCCCGTCGGCGAGCGCGACGATGGGCGTGATCGCGTGCTGCTGTGCGGTATTGAGACCCACGTGTGCGTATTGCAGACGGCATTCGACCTCGTGTCGCTCGGTTACCGCGTCGGCGTTGCCGCTGACGCGGTGTCGAGTCGCCGCGATTTCGATCACGACCTTGCTTTGCAGCGGATGCGCGACTCGGGGATCGACTTGGTTTCGTCCGAGGGCGCTCTGTTCGAGTGGTGCGAAACCGCGGAGCACCCGGCGTTCAAACAGATCAGTGCCCTCGTCAAAGAGAATTGAGCCGCTCATTGGCCCGACTCGCCCGCCGGCTTTTTCTTCCGCTTCCGATTTGATCGGCGACGGCGTTTTCGAGGCGGTCGTTTTTCAGAATTTGAAGTCTCGTCCTCCGACGGTCCTTGCTTTGGATCGATCGTCGACTCCCGTTCTGCCTCGACCGATTCGGAACTGCCGGTTTCAGATTCCTTCAACTCTACCTCAGCCGGAGCAGCGGCTTCGTCCGGTCGATTTTCGGACGTGACGTCACCCGCTAGCGACGAGAGATGCGATTTCGCCGAGTCGTCGTTCGATTCGGTTTGCGGCTCGGCCGCGGGCACAACCTCGGCGGTCTCAACCGTTTCCGGCTCTGAATCTTTCTCTTCAGATGCCGGTGCTTGATCCGGCTCGGAGGGCGTCGGGTGTCCCGATTCGTCCATGTGGTCGGAGCCGACGACCGCGGCAATCCGTTTCTTGGCTTCATGCGCGACATGGTCGAAGGGTGATCTGGTCTTCCCCAGTTCTTTGACCAGTTCGCAAAAGACATCGGGGTGGCGGTGATCGCCACAACGCAATTGTTGAACGTCGCCGTCCCGAAACTCTTCCCGCCCGCACTCCGGGCACCGCCAGTGCCGGCGTACATCGAGGGCGTGGCGGAATCCCGGTCCTTTCACGAGCAATGACCCTTGCTGAGTGTCATCGAGCACTGCGAGCCGGCGGAGGCCAGCTCAGACGCCGCGTATTGCCACCGGATATCCCGAGAGACGACAATCGCCGAGGATGTTTGGACAACCATCCGCAGTGCTTCTGTGTGATGGGAAAGTAATCCGAGGGCATGAGTCCGTGATCGTGTCATCGCCTGCACGATCCGGCTCGCCCCGATCGAGCGAACCCGGTACGATCCACGATCGCAGGGAGTACCAAGTCCACCTCACGGAACAAACTACTGTGTCAACCGTCATGGAAGACGACAAGGCAACGCCAACCGATCATACCTCAGAAGCAGAATCGGGCGCCGCCTCAGCAGGGTCCGATGTTGTTGCGCTAGCGAAATCGAGCGCGGCTCATTTCGGACGCGGCATTCTGATGGGCGGTGCCGATATCATCCCCGGCGTCTCCGGGGGTACCGTCGCGCTGATCGTGGGAATTTATGACCGCTTGGTTCGCGCCGTCAGCCGGGTCGACGGAACGTTAATCCGGATGATTCTCCGGCTCGACGTCGTCGGCGCCGCGAAATATCTCGACCTGATGCTGTTGATTCCGCTTGTGCTGGGAATCGGCGTCGGAATCCTGAGTTTATCAGGCGTGATCGAGTATCTGTTGACCGACCAACGAGAACCGACCTTCGCCACGTTCTTTGGTCTGATCGTCGGCTCAGCCGTTCTCGTCGGTCGCATGGTCACGGCGTGGACATGGAGCCGGGCGGGCATTGCTGCCGCGGCGGCAGTCACCGCCTTCGTTCTGGTCGGGCTGCCGTTCCTGTCCGATCCGCCAAGTCATCCGGCCTATCTGTTCGTGTGCGGGGCGATCGCAATTACGGCGATGATTCTTCCCGGGATCAGTGGCTCCTATCTGCTGCTCGTCCTCGGTGCTTACGGCACCGTGCTCGAAATGCTGAACGGCATTCGGGCCGGGGATGTCACCGGCAGCGCGATTGCTTCGCTCGCAGCGTTCGGAGCAGGAATCGTTGTCGGAATCCTGTCCTTCAGTAAATTACTGCGCTGGCTTCTCGAGCATTACTATGCCGTCACGATGGCCGCTCTCACCGGCCTGATGATCGGATCGCTTCGTCGGCTGTGGCCGTTTCAGGTCGACCTGACTCCCGACATCGAAAAGCTGGGCCATAAAAGATATGAACTGGTCATGCCGGAGTTCGGCGATGCCACCACGTGGATCGCGCTCGGTGGGGCCATCGCCGGATTTGCTGTTATCTTGCTGCTCGATCGCTTCGCCAATCGGCAAAGCGCATCGATCGAATCGAAATAGCCAAAGCGACCACACAGCCTGTGATCCCCTTCGTGCCCCCGCCCGCCCAATTGTGGGAAGAGACTTCGTGGACCGCGCTCGGCGTCACCGTTTTCGGTTATTTGCTGACGCTCCTGTTGATCCGCTGGGTCCTGTTGACGCGAAAGGAGAATCCCGGCGCGACGGTGGCCTGGATCATGGCCATCGTCTTCGTTCCGATTTTCGGTGCTCTGCTGTTCTTAATGTTCGGTGTCAATCGCGTCGATCGGCGACTCGCGATGAGGCAGGAGTCCGATCGAGAGTTTAAGCAGACGCTGCCGGTCATTACCGTTGACCGCGTTTTCGCGGCTGAATCATCTCAGGAGATCGATCGCACGTTGATGACCGTCGCGACCAACGTGGGCCGCTACCCTGCCACAAATGGTAATTCGGCGCAGATCCTTAGCGATACGAATCAAGCGTTGGGATTAATTGAGCAGGCGATTCATCGTGCCGAAAAATCGATTCACCTACAGTTTTATATGTGGAAGCAGGACGCCACCGGCACCCGCGTCCGTGATCTGCTTGTCGAAAAGGCCAAGCAGGGGGTAACGGTCCGATTCCTTTACGATGCGTTGGGTTCGTCGTTTCCGGGACGAGAATTCTTTCGCCCCATGCGCTCGGCCGGTATTCGCGTTGCTTCAACCGCGCCGGGATCGGGCCTGTTCGGGCACTGGAGCATTAACCTCCGCAACCATCGCAAGATCGTGATCTGCGACGGGAAGGTCGGTTTCACCGGCGGTATGAATATCGGTGACGAGTACTTGGGAATCACCGAGAAGCGCGGATACTGGCGCGATACGCACTTACGGTTGGAAGGCCCGGTCGTTTCTCACCTACAGCAGATTTTTGCCGAAGACTGGTATTACGCGACCGAAGAAGCACTTTCGGACCGGCAGTATTATCCGGAGCCTTCTGGCAACGGCACCGACACCGTGCAAATGCTTTCGGGGCAGCCGACCAACGAAGCGAACGCGATTCGAACCGTCATGTTCGCGGCGATCAACGAAGCACGTTCGCGAATCTTAATTACGACCGGCTATTTCGTTCCCCCGTTCGCCATCGTTCGATCGCTCGAAGCGGCGGCTTACCGCGGCGTTCGCGTCGCCTTAATGGTTCCGGGGACGTCGACGTACTTCTATACGATGTGGGCGGGCCGGTCGTATTACGACTCACTGCTCGAAGCCGGAGTCGAAATTTACGAGTATCAACGAGGTGCGCTACACGCCAAGACGATGACGGTTGATGGGCAATATTCGATCGTCGGCAGCGCCAATCTCGACAATCGGAGCCTGCTGCTTAATTTCGAAGCCTCGGTCGCTATTTTTGATGACCGGCAGGCCGAACAGCTCGACCGCGATTTCAAGTCCGATATCAAAAACGCCAAGCGGATTGATCTTGCGGAATGGACGAAACGATCGAAGACACGCGTCATGGGCGAAAACGTCTGCCGCATGTTTTCGCCGATTTTGTAGTGCGTGGAGTAACACGCAATCGCAGTGCATGACCGAACCTATCTCGGCACCGATCTCGGCTCAGTGCCCCGGAAACTTAGTGCCCCGGAGATTCAATCTCCCGGAAATTTAGTGTTCGGGAGATGTCGAAAATTGCATCTGGAATACGCCGTGGGGATTCGTGCCGTTTTCTCCCACGATCGCGGCAGCCAAGCTATGTTTGCCAGTAGGAAGTTCAACGCCTTTAAGCGTGACTTGGTTCCACTCCCGATTCGGCCGCGCCCGGTCCGTTGTCGCTTGGGCAATCGTCTCACCGTCGACCGTGATTTCGACGGCTCGATCAGTCTCACTCGGCGAGTAAGTGACGAGAACGTCAAACGGGCCGCCGTCTTTAATGTCAACGACCCAACGTCCACGATCGAATTTTTGCCATCCGGCGTCGCGCCAATCTTGACGGGTTAATGTCACCGGAGATTCTCGTTTCAGATCGATCACGATCCTCGGCGGCGCATAATTCTCGTCACGCGTTGAAGAGACATCGCTAAACCATTCTTCATAGTCCGCTCTCAATTCATTGGCGATCTCCGGATGGTTTTCGATCAGGTTCCTTGTTTCACCGGGGTCCTCTTTGAGATCGTGCAACCGCAGCGGGATTTGGTCTAAAGAAGGAGAATTGCCCCGGAATCTGTCGGGGTTCAGCAATTTCCAACGGCCCTTTCGGATTAAGAAGTGATTGTACATTTGGGGTTCGTCGCCGCGGTGCCATTGGAGCGCGATGGGGCGGGAGTTGAAGTCAAACTCGGAATCTCGCCCCTCCACAATTGGCAGGAAACTGCGGCCGTCCAGCGCCAGGGCATCCGGCTTTTCAATTCCTGCCGCCTCCAAAATTGTAGGCAGCACATCAACATGCGCCGTCGGGGCGTCCGACTTGATGCCCGGCCGAATTCGCTCCGGCCAACGCAGCCACATGACAGTCCTGACGCCACCCTCGAAAGTATCACTCTTCATGCCACGAAACGGACCCGCGTATCGCATCGTATTGGGGCCGTTGTCAGTTAAGAAGATAATTAATGTATTGTCGGCGACCCCAAGTCGATCGAGCCGTTGCAGCAAACGGCCGAAATTCTCATCGACGTTGGAAATCATTGCGGCGATCCGGCGGAGTTTCTCGTGCTCGGCCTCTCGGTTCTTATGCCGCTCGGCGCTCCAGTACTTCATGATCGAAGTCATATCGACCGTCTGGTAATAGTCGAGCCAGCCCTTCGGGACGTCATAGTACGGCCCATGCGGGGCATTCGTCGCGATGTACGTGAAGAACGGTCGGTCTGCTTCGACCGACTTGCGAATGAAGTCGGTCGCGGAATTGAAATAAACGTCGGTGCAATATCCGTTCGTTGGGGTGAGTACCCCATTATTTACTAAAACGGGGTCAGTATACCGGCCTTCATTTTCGATCGGATCACCGGGTTGTGCCAGTCCGCCACCGCGGTGGACGAGCGACTCACCAAATCCTTGATCCATCGGCCGGAGAGGATAGTTGTCGCCCAAGTGCCACTTGCCGAAAATCCCGGTCGCGTAGCCGGCGTCCCGCAGTAGTTCGGCGATCGTGACCTCGTCGGTGTCCATCATGGCCCGGCCGAGGTAAGTGTCGATCGCTTTCGTCCGAAAATTCCAACGACCGGTCATTAAAGAGGCCCGTGTCGGAGTGCAAACCGGGCTGACGTAAAAATCGGTCATCCACGCTCCGGACGTCGCGAATTCATCCAGGTTTGGCGTTCGGATTAATTCGTTACCGGTCGCGCCGAAGTCGCCCCACCCCTGGTCGTCGGTCATGACCAAAATGACGTTCGGACGGGCCGCTTGCTCGGCCATAAGTGAATTCATGAAAGCGAGTTGCGATAGAGCGATCCCCGCCAACAAAAGAGCCTGAGCAGCCATTTTGCGTTTCGACCTGCGATAGAGAGACCTGCCGCAACAGGCTCGCGTGCTGAGAAAGACTTCAAGCATAATGGTGCCGTTTCTAAGTTCTCTGCGATTGCGAACCGTTATGAATTCAGCAGTTCCGGTAGTGGTCCGGTGCTGTCGCCGAATTCGTCGAGTGGTACTCCCGCAAGCTGCGCCGTGGTGACGAACAGGTTTGCCATCGGCGTATTGGCGGCAAGTTGCACGTGCCGGCCACCTTGAATCGCACCGCGAGCGTGGCCGGCGATCACACACGGAATCCGGCCGTGATCGTGCTTGCGGCCGTCGCCCATCCCGCTGCCGAGCGTCACCAGGCAGCTGTCGAGCAACGTGCCGTCCCCTTCAGGAATGTTTCCAAGTCGGGCAACGAAGCGGGCATACTCGGCGACGGTGAATTCGTCGATCTTTTGAATGTCCGCTTCCTGACCCGTGCTGTGGGTCAGTTGATGATGGCCCGATTTCACACCGAGGTTTTCGTAGGCGCGGTTCGTTTGCGAGTTCGCGAGCATGAATGTCATGACTCGCGTTGCGTCGGTTTGAAAGGCCAGCGCCAGTAGGTCGTACATCAGGCGAGTGTTCGTGACGAAGTCGGCCGATTCGCCGTCGGGCCGACTTTCTGGCGGGACATTAATCGGCGGCAGGCGAGACATCTGGCCGATCTGCCGCTCCACCGCACGGACGCTTTCAAAGAACTCGTCGAGTTTGCGACGGTCGGTCGTTCCCACTCGGCGTTGCAGCCGCCGGGCATCTTCGGCAACGAAGTCCAATACGCTTTGTCGCGACGCCGCACGTTGACGGACGCGTTCCCCCTCTGCGCCCGACGCACCGAAGAGGCGATCAAAAGCCCGCCGCGGATTAATCTCAACGCCGCTCGGCTGCGTGGGGCTGCGCCAGGAGATGTTCGACATGTAAATGCAGCTATAGCCCGAATCGCAACGGCCTCCTTTGCGGTTCGGCTCCGTGCCGAGTTCCACCGAGGGCAGCCGTGTGTGTCGACCGATCTGCCGCGCGAGGAGTTGGTCGATCGAGACGCCCAGATGAATGTCCTTACCACCGGTTTTCTTGGCCTGCACGGCGGTAAGAAACGTCGCGCCTTCCCGCGCGTGCTCTCCGGCACCATCCCCGTTGCCACGTGCTTTATCGTGCGCGAGATTCGAAATGAGCGTGACGTGTTCGCGGACGTCGGCCAG contains:
- a CDS encoding sugar phosphate isomerase/epimerase family protein produces the protein MFVAVSLQSFWDLSLEKALELAEETGFDKVELWFDDQQGMIRSADVAAAPESFVNKIRDLTRLTPIAFQLDKNVTPEVMTGIAKAAKLLRVAQVTVPSSPLGTPFNEEVDRLRALVGAASPDGVRVSVKTKTGDLTEDPDTTRSLCDSVKGLGVTLDPSYFLCGPHRGVDYDVLFERVYLMHLRDTSTESVQVPVGLGEIDYSRLINKVGHYRNDAILSVNLIPEFTDPETRGLELRKLRMLLDTLL
- a CDS encoding 30S ribosomal protein S1; its protein translation is MVRFDELDSWPFTEGSGMRLAGRCLGQKFERNVFASMWLVMSPDQTRSPESALEDQPQTSETESTTVDAVAKPQHSSGTLSPDSNGTSADGASADDVKADAALQSPPPPDPAGDDATKQSSPAASSPLDAETSAAVASASADPPTDSSAEPTISQAAPAQESAQQAKSETSTLVDAALDAPTTVTEQAPPDPTPPTAPTQQTTQIAAEVSQQAEKAGVQEESPTAPGADVTPAGDDASRKRPQIGVKDAQAIPNVPETEEAKQAAVARSGPLNVEIPKDVPLDDKMAASLDEALKSSDQPPAAKPEPSSPEGSESAAPVTPSPENPPVVEQQVGRAKPEGAPAELQAKTESSGDTAEKQPATDAEIANAGDKLEPGQRINAIVDTVTAEDVFFKITGIRNTGIAQLRQFPENKKPQVGNSLSMVVDTINDAEGTVTLSPPKAKRKPAGNWEAVAAGQIVDCMVTKTNKGGLEVSISNIRGFLPASQVDIGFVENLDAYVGQKVTVKITEVNPQKRNLIVSRRAILEEERREGEKQLWEELAIGQSRSGTVKTIKDYGVFIDLGGVDGFLHVGEISWNRIGHPSEVLSVGQQVEVKIVKLDPEARKIGLGMKQLEANPWSDAESKFAIGSEVNGKVTRTTDFGAFVELEKGVEGLVHISELDYRRVGTVDEVVNVGDQIDVKVLSVEPNRKRIALSLKALKPKPEGASRQQDSGPPPEPYKRKRKGPLRGGNTGGESSGGLFGNPDDFK
- a CDS encoding hydrolase, which produces MSDMNNVRSPGLLGATQTTLFVIDIQERMLPHIHRGDDVVARCGMLVTGAKMLGIPVIATEQYPQGLGATVPALRELLPAELPSKKRFSAAAASGLLPVGERDDGRDRVLLCGIETHVCVLQTAFDLVSLGYRVGVAADAVSSRRDFDHDLALQRMRDSGIDLVSSEGALFEWCETAEHPAFKQISALVKEN
- a CDS encoding DUF368 domain-containing protein, encoding MSTVMEDDKATPTDHTSEAESGAASAGSDVVALAKSSAAHFGRGILMGGADIIPGVSGGTVALIVGIYDRLVRAVSRVDGTLIRMILRLDVVGAAKYLDLMLLIPLVLGIGVGILSLSGVIEYLLTDQREPTFATFFGLIVGSAVLVGRMVTAWTWSRAGIAAAAAVTAFVLVGLPFLSDPPSHPAYLFVCGAIAITAMILPGISGSYLLLVLGAYGTVLEMLNGIRAGDVTGSAIASLAAFGAGIVVGILSFSKLLRWLLEHYYAVTMAALTGLMIGSLRRLWPFQVDLTPDIEKLGHKRYELVMPEFGDATTWIALGGAIAGFAVILLLDRFANRQSASIESK
- the cls gene encoding cardiolipin synthase, which produces MPPPAQLWEETSWTALGVTVFGYLLTLLLIRWVLLTRKENPGATVAWIMAIVFVPIFGALLFLMFGVNRVDRRLAMRQESDREFKQTLPVITVDRVFAAESSQEIDRTLMTVATNVGRYPATNGNSAQILSDTNQALGLIEQAIHRAEKSIHLQFYMWKQDATGTRVRDLLVEKAKQGVTVRFLYDALGSSFPGREFFRPMRSAGIRVASTAPGSGLFGHWSINLRNHRKIVICDGKVGFTGGMNIGDEYLGITEKRGYWRDTHLRLEGPVVSHLQQIFAEDWYYATEEALSDRQYYPEPSGNGTDTVQMLSGQPTNEANAIRTVMFAAINEARSRILITTGYFVPPFAIVRSLEAAAYRGVRVALMVPGTSTYFYTMWAGRSYYDSLLEAGVEIYEYQRGALHAKTMTVDGQYSIVGSANLDNRSLLLNFEASVAIFDDRQAEQLDRDFKSDIKNAKRIDLAEWTKRSKTRVMGENVCRMFSPIL
- a CDS encoding arylsulfatase; translation: MNSLMAEQAARPNVILVMTDDQGWGDFGATGNELIRTPNLDEFATSGAWMTDFYVSPVCTPTRASLMTGRWNFRTKAIDTYLGRAMMDTDEVTIAELLRDAGYATGIFGKWHLGDNYPLRPMDQGFGESLVHRGGGLAQPGDPIENEGRYTDPVLVNNGVLTPTNGYCTDVYFNSATDFIRKSVEADRPFFTYIATNAPHGPYYDVPKGWLDYYQTVDMTSIMKYWSAERHKNREAEHEKLRRIAAMISNVDENFGRLLQRLDRLGVADNTLIIFLTDNGPNTMRYAGPFRGMKSDTFEGGVRTVMWLRWPERIRPGIKSDAPTAHVDVLPTILEAAGIEKPDALALDGRSFLPIVEGRDSEFDFNSRPIALQWHRGDEPQMYNHFLIRKGRWKLLNPDRFRGNSPSLDQIPLRLHDLKEDPGETRNLIENHPEIANELRADYEEWFSDVSSTRDENYAPPRIVIDLKRESPVTLTRQDWRDAGWQKFDRGRWVVDIKDGGPFDVLVTYSPSETDRAVEITVDGETIAQATTDRARPNREWNQVTLKGVELPTGKHSLAAAIVGENGTNPHGVFQMQFSTSPEH
- a CDS encoding DUF1552 domain-containing protein, yielding MKPIPRRTLLRGLGAAMSLPFLDAMLPRGRAAESVRPPLRLAWVYFPNGMVREFWTPQGEGRDFQFNKTNAPLADVREHVTLISNLAHDKARGNGDGAGEHAREGATFLTAVQAKKTGGKDIHLGVSIDQLLARQIGRHTRLPSVELGTEPNRKGGRCDSGYSCIYMSNISWRSPTQPSGVEINPRRAFDRLFGASGAEGERVRQRAASRQSVLDFVAEDARRLQRRVGTTDRRKLDEFFESVRAVERQIGQMSRLPPINVPPESRPDGESADFVTNTRLMYDLLALAFQTDATRVMTFMLANSQTNRAYENLGVKSGHHQLTHSTGQEADIQKIDEFTVAEYARFVARLGNIPEGDGTLLDSCLVTLGSGMGDGRKHDHGRIPCVIAGHARGAIQGGRHVQLAANTPMANLFVTTAQLAGVPLDEFGDSTGPLPELLNS